A single genomic interval of Arctopsyche grandis isolate Sample6627 chromosome 8, ASM5162203v2, whole genome shotgun sequence harbors:
- the LOC143916043 gene encoding ribosome biogenesis protein WDR12 homolog, with product MMASSSEPDVASQLQVRFRTKQNQYAIPDTPYAIAATVSTSELNTLVNAILKDNPDITKKVNFDFIVFGEFLRTSLSEHLQSHEAPTESTVEIEYLERLPAPKPHDCLTHDDWVAAVSCKSSWIVSGCYDNSLHLWTTKGAHKLAIPGHTSPVKAVSWVSLNDSTGVFISGSHDQTAMIWEWDIGSNAVECIVSCRGHDKSIDCIDVTDDGSRFVTGSWDTTIKIWSAQLIDEDESASKKTKVDNGKPRSSQVSLSGHREAVSGVKWMNTDTELASSSWDHTLKIWDVDLAAPSRTIASNKPFFSLDWNPQNRLLLTSSADKIVRVFDHRLNVDTPTVNARGHTSWVSAAKWGPNEEYLFVSAGHDMLFKMWDLRSPRAALYEMSGHTDKLLCCDWVGQYLISGGADNAMRIYKSKKPASQ from the exons ATGATGGCTTCTTCTTCGGAGCCTGATGTTGCTAGTCAGCTTCAAGTGCGCTTTCGCACCAAACAAAAcca ATATGCCATTCCCGACACTCCATACGCGATTGCCGCAACAGTCTCCACGAGCGAACTCAACACTCTCGTCAATGCAATACTCAAAGACAATCCTGACATCACTAAAAAGGTCAACTTTGATTTTATAGTTTTTGGGGAATTTTTACGTACTAGCCTATCGGAACATTTGCAATCGCACGAAGCTCCCACTGAAAGTACCGTTGAAATCGAGTATTTGGAGAGGCTGCCCGCTCCAAAACCCCATGATTGCCTCACACACGATGATTGGGTTGCTGCAGTTAGTTGTAAATCGTCTTG GATTGTCAGTGGCTGTTACGACAATAGTTTACATTTATGGACTACGAAGGGTGCTCATAAATTAGCAATACCTGGTCACACATCTCCCGTGAAAGCTGTTTCTTGGGTTAGCCTTAATGATTCAACTGGTGTCTTCATTAG tggATCTCACGACCAAACGGCTATGATTTGGGAATGGGACATAGGCTCTAATGCTGTAGAATGCATTGTATCTTGCCGTGGTCATGATAaaagtattgattgtattgatgtTACTGATGATGGTTCTCGATTTGTTACAGGCAGTTGGGATACTACTATAAAAATTTGGAGTGCCC aatTAATTGACGAAGACGAAAGTGCGAGTAAAAAAACTAAAGTCGACAACGGAAAACCTAGA TCCTCACAAGTATCCCTGTCTGGACACAGAGAAGCCGTATCAGGAGTCAAATGGATGAACACTGATACCGAATTAGCCAGCTCTTCGTGGGATCACACTTTGAAGATTTGGGATGTAGATCTAGCTGCTCCTTCTAGAACAATAGCATCTAACAAACCATTTTTCTCTCTTGACTGGAATCCTCAAAATAGATTGTTGCTAACTTCATCTGCAGATAAAATTGTTAGGGTATTTGACCATCGATTGAACG TTGATACGCCTACAGTTAATGCTAGAGGTCATACTTCATGGGTATCTGCTGCAAAATGGGGTCCAAATGAAGAATATCTTTTTGTATCGGCTGGTCACGATATGCTATTTAAAATGTGGGACTTAAGAAG CCCACGTGCCGCACTATACGAAATGTCAGGACACACGGATAAGCTTTTGTGTTGTGATTGGGTGGGACAGTATTTAATATCTGGAGGAGCCGACAATGCTATGAGAATTTATAAATCGAAAAAGCCTGCatctcaataa